TATGTCATACTTTAACGGGAATTCGAGTACATCCCCACCTTCTACGAGATATATATGCTACATATTATTTGGATCTGGGGTCTAGTGATGCCTTGATCCGTTCTCTGGCTTACGCTATGGGACACAGTGTTGAAACTTTACGCAAAATCTACGATCGTCGTCGCCCCGCCCAAAAACGTCAGGCGATTCAGAAGGCGGTCATTGATTTTTTTCAACAACCCTGGAAAGATTCGTAACTCATAAGCACTCGACGCATTTAATCTTCCTGTTTTAAGCTCTAAATCTTTTACTGTAAAGGGTTCACAATAGCAAACTGGATGCGTACTAGCTTATTAATTTTTCCTTTTCTTCATCCCATTACTTTATCTGTAGTGGGATTTCCTATATATCCCTCTTTTGTCACTTTCTGATTTTAACTATTATTAAATATTTTTACAGTGCTTGGAAACTAAGAATCAAATTATACTACAGAGTAAAATTTACTAATTTAAAGTTTCGGTCGATTTTATAGTATTAAATATCGGTTAGATCGATTGATATATAACAGCTCCAGAATTTATAAATTGCAAGTGTTTGCGGAGTTTGACAAAAGAGGGGTAAAGCATAACGAGGCATATTCTTAGCGCACTGTGTTTATGTCTAAAAATTATTCAGATATATATTTTATCTTGTTTTAATTTCTAATTGATGATACTACCTAATAGAAGAATTATATCTTAATTTTTTTCATCCATTTGTCAAAGTACTGTTAACGTTTTGAATATCTGAATTAATTTTTTATTTTTTATGTTTCAAGATAATTCTACTGTTTTTTTTGATAAAAATATTATCTATGTAACAGGCTTACCCCGTGCGGGTTCGACTCTTTTGTGTCAACTGTTAGGGATTCATTCTCATATCTATAGTATAGGTCACAGTTCACCTCTGTGTCCTACTCTCATGAAATTACGTTCCAGTCTCAGCGAAAATCCTTTTTTACTTTCCCAACTAGATGTTAATTTCGATCTCACTTACCAACGTTTAATTAATTCTTTTCGTGGCTTTATTAATGGTTGGTTTCGAGAAACGCCACAATCATGGGTGGTAGACAAAAATCGAGGATGGTTACATCATCTTGAAACAGTTTATTCTTTAGATCCTAATTTTCGTATGCTTGTTTGTGTAAGAGAATTAGGGCAGATTTACGGTTCTATTGAAGCACAACATCAAAAAACAATCTTATTAGATTTTCCTGACAATCTCGCTAGTTTATCACCGTTCGATCGAGCCGATAAACTTTTCAATAATAGTGGAGTTATTGGCAATCCTCTCCATGCCATGGAAGTTGTACAAGATTTGAACAGTGAACTTCAGCAACGTCTTTATTATGTCGTATTTGAACATTTAATGATAGAACCTGTTACCGTAATGAAAAATATATATGAGTGGCTAGGATTATCCCCTATTTCTTTTAACCCTCAACAATTACCCGTAAAATCCTCTGAAAGTGATAGTCACTATCATTTTAAATATCTTCATCGCACCTATACTCAAATTAAACCTCCAAATTCTCATGTCATTCCCAAACGTATTCAGTCTGAACTATTTAAAAAATATGCTTGGTTTTATCAAACCTTTTATCCCGGATTATTAAAACCTGAGTTAACTGTCAGAAACCTTTAAAAATAATGTTTTCAAGAGAGAGAGCAAAAAAATAAGCTAAGACGCATTTAAGTTGCATTAATCAAATTTCCCTTATTCTTAAATTTTTTACTCCAATTTATTTCTAATTGATTCTCATTTAATAATCTTCTAATTGTTTTTTCTAATTGTTCTACATTTTGAAATTCTCGGTTAGCTATATATTCTTTTGCTGAATGCCATACTAATTCTATTAAATTATAATCTGGACTATAAGGAGGTAAATATTCCAATATTATATTCGGCAATTCCTTCTCTATTTTTTCTATTATCTCTTTCTTTTTATGAAAACTAGCATTATCTAATATTAGTACTATTTTTGGTCCTATTTTTTCAAAATCTTCTTTTTTATTTCCCTTCTTTATCCATTCTTCTTTTATTTCTTCATTCAGTTTCTTTAACTGTTCATAAAATGTCATAGAATCTCCTTTTTTAATTACATAACATACTCTTTTTTTATCTGAGTATCTTAAGCCACCCATCATATTTACTCTCCCTCTTC
This is a stretch of genomic DNA from Geminocystis sp. NIES-3709. It encodes these proteins:
- a CDS encoding sulfotransferase, which gives rise to MFQDNSTVFFDKNIIYVTGLPRAGSTLLCQLLGIHSHIYSIGHSSPLCPTLMKLRSSLSENPFLLSQLDVNFDLTYQRLINSFRGFINGWFRETPQSWVVDKNRGWLHHLETVYSLDPNFRMLVCVRELGQIYGSIEAQHQKTILLDFPDNLASLSPFDRADKLFNNSGVIGNPLHAMEVVQDLNSELQQRLYYVVFEHLMIEPVTVMKNIYEWLGLSPISFNPQQLPVKSSESDSHYHFKYLHRTYTQIKPPNSHVIPKRIQSELFKKYAWFYQTFYPGLLKPELTVRNL